A genomic window from Phyllopteryx taeniolatus isolate TA_2022b chromosome 2, UOR_Ptae_1.2, whole genome shotgun sequence includes:
- the LOC133474396 gene encoding AFG3-like protein 1 isoform X1, with protein MGLLAGGVGRFRNRVRSGRTWSRVFMSISTSFRNSAALALKTSLIQRKCAGLHQHGVPFVRLLNSAKPPRGFEKFFPKRTGTASASKSADGAESKEQGPFGKQQRQMKNGGDEGQRGGKKDKEYDWWTYFQDHFRSDEKALWNIAIGVAGMASAFFYFYFRETGIQISWKDFVHHYLRRGLVDHLEVVNKQYVKVIPARGVNTSDVNYLWFNIGSVDSFEHNLEAAQQKQCLDTTCKVPVLYTSESDGTLLYSILPTLLLVGFLLRGTRTSPMAGLRGGGGRANPFSMGQSKAKIIKDDTGVRFKDVAGCEEAKLEILEFVNILKNPRQYQELGAKIPKGAILSGPPGTGKTLLAKATAGEAHVPFITVSGSEFQEMFVGVGAARVRDMFAMARKNAPCILFIDEIDAVGRKRSRGNFGDHSEQENTLNQLLVEMDGFKSSINVVVMASTNRADILDPALMRPGRFDRHIYIGPPDIKGRASIFKVHLRPLKLDPSIQDEALARKLAALTPGFTGADIANVCNEAALIAARHLNLHINTQHFEQAVERVIGGLEKKSRVLQLPERTTVAYHEAGHAVTGWFLEHADPLLKVSIVPRGKGLGYAQYLPKEQHLFTQEQLFDRMCMMLGGRVAEQVFFRRITTGAHDDLRKVTQSAYAQVVQFGMSVAVGPMFFELAQQGPIVMEKPFSEPTAQLIDQEVRQLIDSAFQRTLQLVKEKKAMVDKVAKRLLEREILEQSDMVELLGPRPFQEKSSYEEFVEELGDMEEDTSIPEGLRNWNSDTWDKKHSQKEQNKSAVYLMQRQGSFGFR; from the exons ATGGGGCTTCTCGCTGGCGGCGTCGGCCGCTTTCGGAACCGAGTACGGTCGGGTCGGACGTGGAGTCGCGTCTTCATGTCCATTTCAACAAGTTTTCGCAATAGCGCAGCTCTCGCGCTG AAGACATCACTGATCCAGAGAAAATGTGCTGGACTTCACCAGCACGGAGTCCCGTTTGTTCGTTTACTCAACTCAGCCAAACCGCCCAGAG GGTTTGAAAAGTTCTTCCCTAAGAGAACAGGGACTGCAAGTGCCAGCAAATCAGCTGACG gTGCAGAAAGCAAGGAGCAGGGACCTTTTGGAAAGCAGCAAAGGCAGATGAAAAATGGGGGCGATGAAGGACAAAGAGGAGGCAAAAAGGACAAAGAGTATGATTGGTGGACATATTTTCAG GATCATTTTCGATCAGACGAAAAAGCACTATGGAACATTGCAATTGGTGTAGCAGGCATGGCCTCTGCATTTTTCTACTTTTACTTCCGGGAGACCGGCATCCAGATCTCCTGGAAGGACTTTGTGCATCACTACTTGAGGAGAGGCTTA GTTGATCACCTGGAAGTTGTCAATAAACAATATGTCAAAGTAATTCCTGCCCGTGGCGTGAACACGTCAGACGTG AATTATTTGTGGTTCAACATTGGCAGTGTGGACTCATTTGAGCATAACCTGGAAGCAGCTCAACAGAAACAGTGTTTGGACACCACATGCAAAGTACCTGTTCTCTACACCAGTGAGAGTGACGG AACGCTCTTATATAGCATTCTCCCAACCTTACTTCTGGTCGGCTTCTTGCTGCGGGGGACTCGGACGAGCCCGATGGCGGGACTGCGTGGCGGTGGAGGGCGAGCAAACCCCTTCAGTATGGGTCAGTCCAAAGCTAAGATAATCAAAGACGACACTGGTGTTCGCTTCAAGGATGTTGCTGGCTGTGAGGAAGCCAAACTGGAGATTTTGGAGTTCGTCAACATCCTAAAGAACCCTCGGCAGTATCAGGAACTCGGAGCTAAGATCCCTAAA GGTGCAATATTGTCGGGTCCACCTGGAACAGGAAAGACCTTGCTAGCTAAGGCCACCGCAGGAGAAGCTCATGTTCCTTTCATCACTGTCAGTGGCTCCGAGTTCCAGGAAATGTTTGTTGGCGTGGGCGCTGCAAGG GTCCGGGACATGTTTGCCATGGCACGAAAGAATGCCCCCTGCATCCTCTTCATTGACGAAATTGATGCAGTGGGTAGAAAGCGCAGCAGAGGAAACTTTGGGGACCACAGTGAACAAGAAAACACACTCAACCAGTTACTAGTTGAAATGGATG GGTTCAAGAGCAGCATCAATGTGGTTGTTATGGCCAGTACCAATCGAGCTGATATCCTAGATCCAGCTCTGATGAGGCCGGGACGCTTCGATCGACACATATACATTG GTCCACCAGATATAAAAGGCAGAGCTTCCATCTTTAAGGTGCATCTGAGACCTTTAAAGTTGGACCCAAGTATACAAGATGAGGCTTTAGCCAGAAAGTTAGCTGCGCTAACTCCAGGTTTTACTG GTGCCGACATTGCCAATGTTTGTAACGAAGCTGCTCTGATAGCAGCGCGCCATCTAAACCTGCACATCAACACTCAGCACTTTGAACAGGCAGTCGAGAGGGTCATTGGAG GTCTGGAGAAAAAGTCTCGGGTCCTGCAGCTTCCAGAGCGTACCACCGTGGCGTATCATGAAGCCGGACATGCTGTTACTGGCTGGTTTCTAGAACATGCAGACCCACTATTAAAG GTGTCGATTGTTCCGAGAGGAAAGGGTCTGGGTTACGCTCAGTATTTGCCAAAGGAGCAGCACCTCTTCACACAAGAGCAGCTCTTTGACAGAATGTGCATGATGCTTGGAGGTCGAGTGGCTGAACAGGTTTTCTTTCGTCGGATCACCACAGGGGCGCACGATGACCTCCGGAAGGTCACACAGTCAGCTTACGCACAG GTTGTACAGTTTGGAATGAGCGTGGCAGTGGGTCCGATGTTTTTTGAGCTCGCACAGCAAGGTCCTATCGTGATGGAGAAACCCTTCAGCGAGCCTACAGCCCAACTCATCGACCAGGAGGTCCGTCAGCTCATTGACTCCGCCTTCCAGCGAACACTCCAGCTCGTCAAGGAGAAAAAAGCAATGGTGGACAAG GTGGCAAAACGTCTCCTCGAAAGAGAGATTCTAGAGCAGTCCGACATGGTGGAGCTGCTGGGGCCACGCCCTTTTCAAGAAAAATCCTCTTATGAGGAGTTTGTGGAAGAGTTAGGGGACATGGAGGAGGACACGTCGATACCTGAGGGCCTGAGGAACTGGAACAGCGACACATGGGACAAAAAACACTCGCAGAAGGAGCAAAACAAATCAGCTGTTTATTTGATGCAGCGTCAAGGAAGCTTTGGATTCAGGTGA
- the LOC133474396 gene encoding AFG3-like protein 1 isoform X2 — protein sequence MKNGGDEGQRGGKKDKEYDWWTYFQDHFRSDEKALWNIAIGVAGMASAFFYFYFRETGIQISWKDFVHHYLRRGLVDHLEVVNKQYVKVIPARGVNTSDVNYLWFNIGSVDSFEHNLEAAQQKQCLDTTCKVPVLYTSESDGTLLYSILPTLLLVGFLLRGTRTSPMAGLRGGGGRANPFSMGQSKAKIIKDDTGVRFKDVAGCEEAKLEILEFVNILKNPRQYQELGAKIPKGAILSGPPGTGKTLLAKATAGEAHVPFITVSGSEFQEMFVGVGAARVRDMFAMARKNAPCILFIDEIDAVGRKRSRGNFGDHSEQENTLNQLLVEMDGFKSSINVVVMASTNRADILDPALMRPGRFDRHIYIGPPDIKGRASIFKVHLRPLKLDPSIQDEALARKLAALTPGFTGADIANVCNEAALIAARHLNLHINTQHFEQAVERVIGGLEKKSRVLQLPERTTVAYHEAGHAVTGWFLEHADPLLKVSIVPRGKGLGYAQYLPKEQHLFTQEQLFDRMCMMLGGRVAEQVFFRRITTGAHDDLRKVTQSAYAQVVQFGMSVAVGPMFFELAQQGPIVMEKPFSEPTAQLIDQEVRQLIDSAFQRTLQLVKEKKAMVDKVAKRLLEREILEQSDMVELLGPRPFQEKSSYEEFVEELGDMEEDTSIPEGLRNWNSDTWDKKHSQKEQNKSAVYLMQRQGSFGFR from the exons ATGAAAAATGGGGGCGATGAAGGACAAAGAGGAGGCAAAAAGGACAAAGAGTATGATTGGTGGACATATTTTCAG GATCATTTTCGATCAGACGAAAAAGCACTATGGAACATTGCAATTGGTGTAGCAGGCATGGCCTCTGCATTTTTCTACTTTTACTTCCGGGAGACCGGCATCCAGATCTCCTGGAAGGACTTTGTGCATCACTACTTGAGGAGAGGCTTA GTTGATCACCTGGAAGTTGTCAATAAACAATATGTCAAAGTAATTCCTGCCCGTGGCGTGAACACGTCAGACGTG AATTATTTGTGGTTCAACATTGGCAGTGTGGACTCATTTGAGCATAACCTGGAAGCAGCTCAACAGAAACAGTGTTTGGACACCACATGCAAAGTACCTGTTCTCTACACCAGTGAGAGTGACGG AACGCTCTTATATAGCATTCTCCCAACCTTACTTCTGGTCGGCTTCTTGCTGCGGGGGACTCGGACGAGCCCGATGGCGGGACTGCGTGGCGGTGGAGGGCGAGCAAACCCCTTCAGTATGGGTCAGTCCAAAGCTAAGATAATCAAAGACGACACTGGTGTTCGCTTCAAGGATGTTGCTGGCTGTGAGGAAGCCAAACTGGAGATTTTGGAGTTCGTCAACATCCTAAAGAACCCTCGGCAGTATCAGGAACTCGGAGCTAAGATCCCTAAA GGTGCAATATTGTCGGGTCCACCTGGAACAGGAAAGACCTTGCTAGCTAAGGCCACCGCAGGAGAAGCTCATGTTCCTTTCATCACTGTCAGTGGCTCCGAGTTCCAGGAAATGTTTGTTGGCGTGGGCGCTGCAAGG GTCCGGGACATGTTTGCCATGGCACGAAAGAATGCCCCCTGCATCCTCTTCATTGACGAAATTGATGCAGTGGGTAGAAAGCGCAGCAGAGGAAACTTTGGGGACCACAGTGAACAAGAAAACACACTCAACCAGTTACTAGTTGAAATGGATG GGTTCAAGAGCAGCATCAATGTGGTTGTTATGGCCAGTACCAATCGAGCTGATATCCTAGATCCAGCTCTGATGAGGCCGGGACGCTTCGATCGACACATATACATTG GTCCACCAGATATAAAAGGCAGAGCTTCCATCTTTAAGGTGCATCTGAGACCTTTAAAGTTGGACCCAAGTATACAAGATGAGGCTTTAGCCAGAAAGTTAGCTGCGCTAACTCCAGGTTTTACTG GTGCCGACATTGCCAATGTTTGTAACGAAGCTGCTCTGATAGCAGCGCGCCATCTAAACCTGCACATCAACACTCAGCACTTTGAACAGGCAGTCGAGAGGGTCATTGGAG GTCTGGAGAAAAAGTCTCGGGTCCTGCAGCTTCCAGAGCGTACCACCGTGGCGTATCATGAAGCCGGACATGCTGTTACTGGCTGGTTTCTAGAACATGCAGACCCACTATTAAAG GTGTCGATTGTTCCGAGAGGAAAGGGTCTGGGTTACGCTCAGTATTTGCCAAAGGAGCAGCACCTCTTCACACAAGAGCAGCTCTTTGACAGAATGTGCATGATGCTTGGAGGTCGAGTGGCTGAACAGGTTTTCTTTCGTCGGATCACCACAGGGGCGCACGATGACCTCCGGAAGGTCACACAGTCAGCTTACGCACAG GTTGTACAGTTTGGAATGAGCGTGGCAGTGGGTCCGATGTTTTTTGAGCTCGCACAGCAAGGTCCTATCGTGATGGAGAAACCCTTCAGCGAGCCTACAGCCCAACTCATCGACCAGGAGGTCCGTCAGCTCATTGACTCCGCCTTCCAGCGAACACTCCAGCTCGTCAAGGAGAAAAAAGCAATGGTGGACAAG GTGGCAAAACGTCTCCTCGAAAGAGAGATTCTAGAGCAGTCCGACATGGTGGAGCTGCTGGGGCCACGCCCTTTTCAAGAAAAATCCTCTTATGAGGAGTTTGTGGAAGAGTTAGGGGACATGGAGGAGGACACGTCGATACCTGAGGGCCTGAGGAACTGGAACAGCGACACATGGGACAAAAAACACTCGCAGAAGGAGCAAAACAAATCAGCTGTTTATTTGATGCAGCGTCAAGGAAGCTTTGGATTCAGGTGA
- the dbndd1 gene encoding dysbindin domain-containing protein 1: protein MEAQGGAPSPEPGKDIQKLLKPSSSGNLSQEQFQQYAAGEEEEDEGGWTGHTASLLHISEKRQPLSSVSSLEVHFDLLDLTELTDMSDQELAEVFADSDEENHNESPPGSQQAVLGKGGYMRSPSWTRCSKVELPRERKHHSDSDATTEPLMKLERPKQP from the exons AGCCCGGTAAAGACATCCAGAAGCTGCTAAAGCCCTCCAGCTCAGGGAACCTCTCTCAGGAGCAGTTCCAGCAGTACGCTgcaggagaggaagaggaggacgagggCGGCTGGACAGGACACACTGCCAGCCTACTGCACATCTCTGAGAAGAGAC AACCTCTGAGCAGTGTGTCCTCTTTGGAAGTCCACTTCGACCTCCTGGATCTGACCGAGCTGACCGACATGTCAGACCAGGAGCTGGCTGAAGTCTTTGCTGACTCTGACGAGGAGAACCACAATGAGTCTCCACCAG gtTCCCAACAGGCAGTGCTGGGCAAAGGAGGCTACATGCGCTCTCCCTCATGGACACGCTGCAGCAAGGTAGAACTCCCCCGAGAGAGGAAGCACCACAGCGACTCGGACGCCACCACAGAGCCTTTAATGAAGCTGGAGAGGCCAAAGCAACCTTGA
- the LOC133474396 gene encoding AFG3-like protein 1 isoform X3, with protein sequence MGLLAGGVGRFRNRVRSGRTWSRVFMSISTSFRNSAALALKTSLIQRKCAGLHQHGVPFVRLLNSAKPPRGFEKFFPKRTGTASASKSADGAESKEQGPFGKQQRQMKNGGDEGQRGGKKDKEYDWWTYFQDHFRSDEKALWNIAIGVAGMASAFFYFYFRETGIQISWKDFVHHYLRRGLVDHLEVVNKQYVKVIPARGVNTSDVNYLWFNIGSVDSFEHNLEAAQQKQCLDTTCKVPVLYTSESDGTLLYSILPTLLLVGFLLRGTRTSPMAGLRGGGGRANPFSMGQSKAKIIKDDTGVRFKDVAGCEEAKLEILEFVNILKNPRQYQELGAKIPKGAILSGPPGTGKTLLAKATAGEAHVPFITVSGSEFQEMFVGVGAARVRDMFAMARKNAPCILFIDEIDAVGRKRSRGNFGDHSEQENTLNQLLVEMDGFKSSINVVVMASTNRADILDPALMRPGRFDRHIYIGPPDIKGRASIFKVHLRPLKLDPSIQDEALARKLAALTPGFTGADIANVCNEAALIAARHLNLHINTQHFEQAVERVIGGLEKKSRVLQLPERTTVAYHEAGHAVTGWFLEHADPLLKVSIVPRGKGLGYAQYLPKEQHLFTQEQLFDRMCMMLGGRVAEQVFFRRITTGAHDDLRKVTQSAYAQNFLSSFFRLYSLE encoded by the exons ATGGGGCTTCTCGCTGGCGGCGTCGGCCGCTTTCGGAACCGAGTACGGTCGGGTCGGACGTGGAGTCGCGTCTTCATGTCCATTTCAACAAGTTTTCGCAATAGCGCAGCTCTCGCGCTG AAGACATCACTGATCCAGAGAAAATGTGCTGGACTTCACCAGCACGGAGTCCCGTTTGTTCGTTTACTCAACTCAGCCAAACCGCCCAGAG GGTTTGAAAAGTTCTTCCCTAAGAGAACAGGGACTGCAAGTGCCAGCAAATCAGCTGACG gTGCAGAAAGCAAGGAGCAGGGACCTTTTGGAAAGCAGCAAAGGCAGATGAAAAATGGGGGCGATGAAGGACAAAGAGGAGGCAAAAAGGACAAAGAGTATGATTGGTGGACATATTTTCAG GATCATTTTCGATCAGACGAAAAAGCACTATGGAACATTGCAATTGGTGTAGCAGGCATGGCCTCTGCATTTTTCTACTTTTACTTCCGGGAGACCGGCATCCAGATCTCCTGGAAGGACTTTGTGCATCACTACTTGAGGAGAGGCTTA GTTGATCACCTGGAAGTTGTCAATAAACAATATGTCAAAGTAATTCCTGCCCGTGGCGTGAACACGTCAGACGTG AATTATTTGTGGTTCAACATTGGCAGTGTGGACTCATTTGAGCATAACCTGGAAGCAGCTCAACAGAAACAGTGTTTGGACACCACATGCAAAGTACCTGTTCTCTACACCAGTGAGAGTGACGG AACGCTCTTATATAGCATTCTCCCAACCTTACTTCTGGTCGGCTTCTTGCTGCGGGGGACTCGGACGAGCCCGATGGCGGGACTGCGTGGCGGTGGAGGGCGAGCAAACCCCTTCAGTATGGGTCAGTCCAAAGCTAAGATAATCAAAGACGACACTGGTGTTCGCTTCAAGGATGTTGCTGGCTGTGAGGAAGCCAAACTGGAGATTTTGGAGTTCGTCAACATCCTAAAGAACCCTCGGCAGTATCAGGAACTCGGAGCTAAGATCCCTAAA GGTGCAATATTGTCGGGTCCACCTGGAACAGGAAAGACCTTGCTAGCTAAGGCCACCGCAGGAGAAGCTCATGTTCCTTTCATCACTGTCAGTGGCTCCGAGTTCCAGGAAATGTTTGTTGGCGTGGGCGCTGCAAGG GTCCGGGACATGTTTGCCATGGCACGAAAGAATGCCCCCTGCATCCTCTTCATTGACGAAATTGATGCAGTGGGTAGAAAGCGCAGCAGAGGAAACTTTGGGGACCACAGTGAACAAGAAAACACACTCAACCAGTTACTAGTTGAAATGGATG GGTTCAAGAGCAGCATCAATGTGGTTGTTATGGCCAGTACCAATCGAGCTGATATCCTAGATCCAGCTCTGATGAGGCCGGGACGCTTCGATCGACACATATACATTG GTCCACCAGATATAAAAGGCAGAGCTTCCATCTTTAAGGTGCATCTGAGACCTTTAAAGTTGGACCCAAGTATACAAGATGAGGCTTTAGCCAGAAAGTTAGCTGCGCTAACTCCAGGTTTTACTG GTGCCGACATTGCCAATGTTTGTAACGAAGCTGCTCTGATAGCAGCGCGCCATCTAAACCTGCACATCAACACTCAGCACTTTGAACAGGCAGTCGAGAGGGTCATTGGAG GTCTGGAGAAAAAGTCTCGGGTCCTGCAGCTTCCAGAGCGTACCACCGTGGCGTATCATGAAGCCGGACATGCTGTTACTGGCTGGTTTCTAGAACATGCAGACCCACTATTAAAG GTGTCGATTGTTCCGAGAGGAAAGGGTCTGGGTTACGCTCAGTATTTGCCAAAGGAGCAGCACCTCTTCACACAAGAGCAGCTCTTTGACAGAATGTGCATGATGCTTGGAGGTCGAGTGGCTGAACAGGTTTTCTTTCGTCGGATCACCACAGGGGCGCACGATGACCTCCGGAAGGTCACACAGTCAGCTTACGCACAG aacttCTTGTCCTCATTCTTCAGGTTGTACAGTTTGGAATGA